GCGAACCCTACAGCGATCTCGGCACGCGAACCACCGATATGCACATTGCCAAGCTCCGCGGCAAGATCGAACGCGACCCAGCTCACCCGGAAATCATTCAAACGGTGCGCGGCGCCGGCTATCGGTACGGAGGGTAACGGCATGTACCGGCGGTTTGCGGTCTTGGCTGCGATCATCCTCGCCGCGGTGGCGGGCCTCAGCGGCCTCGGCTACCACGCCATCGACATGCGGGCCCGCGGTCTCGAAGGCGAGCGCCTCGGCGAGTTCGCCGCCGTCGCCGAACAGATCCGCCGCGACGTCAAGCGCAAGCTCGATGAGTTCATCCGCCGCGAGCAGAAACGCCCCTACACCGACTATCGCTACTACTACGTCCCCGAAAACGTCGCCACCGTCCAGCAGGAAATGCCGCTGCTGCGTTCGCCGCTGGGCGAGCGCCTCGAACACGGCCTGGCCTACGGATTCTTCCAGATCGAGCCGAACGGCGCCGTCGCCGGCCCTTATCCGCCCGCCGACCCGCAACAGACCATCAGGGACAAACGCCGCACCGAGATTGAGGCCCTGCTTGCCAACGTCGGGGCCAACCTCCTGCCCGCCCTCGGCCCCGAATCGGGCCAAGTCCAAACGGTGGACCAGCCACCGCTTCCACAACCCCAAGCCGAACCGCCGCGGGTGAATCATGACCAGCAAGAGCAGATCCAAACCCCGCCGCCGCAACCGCAAAAGTCAGCCGCCAAGGTCAACCGCGTAAGGCAGCAAAAACTTGAGGTCGGTACCCTCAACGAACGCAAACCCGCCCAGGTCTACACCCAACAGCGGGCCATCGCCGAAAGCAACGTCGAACCGTACCAACGAACAGACGTCCCATCACAGCATCTGGCAAAGGAACTACCGCTCGCCCAGATGCGGGACTCGCTTTCACTCCACGAAAACCAAGCCGGCGGTCCGGATGTGATCCCGAACCAGCCCGCTGACGCCGCCAAGCCGACCGACGTCGTCCAGGTGCGGGTCGAACCCTTCGTCCCGATCCTCACCTCCGGCGGCCCGACCGATAGCTGGCTCGGCGGACAGGTCTTCCTCGTCCGCCACGTCCAGATCGACTCGCGACACTTCGTCCAGGGCTTCCTGCTCAACGAGGCCAAACTCATCGAGGAAGTTCGCGAATCCGCCTCGCGCTTCGTCCGCGAAGGCATGCGGATCGACCTGGCCACCGAACCGGACCCAGCCGCCGCCTACGCCGCCGTCCTCGACTTTGGCTTCGGCGAACTGGCCGTCAACCTCGCCGAAAGCGACCCGGATCGCATCGCCCGACAAATCCGCCAGCTCCGATTCTGGTACCTCGGCATCGTCGCCGTCGCCGTCGCCGCCGTCTCGCTGGGCCTGACCGGCTTCTGGGCCGGCATCCGCCGACAGATGGACCTCTCGAAGAAGAAAGACAATTTCATCTCAGCCGTCTCGCACGAACTGCGAACGCCGCTGACCTCCATCCGCATGTACACCGAAATGCTGAAAAAGAACTGGGTCCGCTCGCAGGACAAACGCGACGAATACTACCGCAGCATGCACCAGGAAACCGAACGCCTCAGCCGCCTCGTCGAAAACGTCCTCGACTTCTCCCGCATCCAGCGCGGCCGCAAACGCTACGACTTCCGCCTCGGCGACCTCAACGAGTGCGTCAGCCGCGCCCTCGAAATGATGGCCCCGCAGGTCCGACAGGCTGGCTTTGTCCTACGACCGGATCTGACGGACATGGCAACCGTGGCCTTCGACCACGACGCCGTCACGCAGGTCGTCGTCAACCTCGTCGACAACGCCCTCAAGTACGCCCGCGACGCCCATGACAAAACCATCACCGTCCGAACGCGGCGAACAGACGGCTACGTCCTGATCGAAGTCGAGGACCGCGGACCCGGCGTCCCGCATCACCAGCGAAAGAAGGTCTTCGACGAGTTCTACCGCTGCGAAGACGAATCCCGCCGCGAAACCACCGGCGTCGGCCTGGGCCTCGCCCTCGTCAAACGACTCGCCGAAGCCCACCGCGGCTCCGTCGAAATCCTCCCCGCAAAACCCACCGGCGCCCTCATCCGAGTCGCCCTCGCCGCCGGGTAGTTCAAGACGCCACAGCGCACCCGCACGGCCTCCGGGTTTTACACGCAATTTACACATCAGAGCAACCGCTATCGCGTATATTGAGTGTGGAGACACGCGGGATACCGAAAGGAGACGCCACATGTCACGCCGAACGATCGCATGGGCTTGCATGGTTGCTGGAATGGTGCTTTCGGGTTTTGCGGGGCAAACGCAGGCACAGACGGCCAGGCCGCCGGTGTGGCGAGCCGACAACATCCTCGTGCCGCAGACCCGCCACGCTGTGGTCTCAGCCACCCAGCCGACACCATCCATCCGCGTCACCACCGTCGACGCCCGGATCGAAATCATCGACCAGGTCGCCGCGACCACGCTGACCTTGTCCCTCAAGAACGACAGCCCGCGACGCGAGGAGGCTGAACTGCTCGTCCCGATCCCCGCCGACGCCACCGTCCGCGGACTCGCCTTCCAGGGCCCAGCCCCCGAAGCCACCGTCGAAATCCTGCCCAGGGATGAAGCCCGGCGAATCTACGAAAGCCTCGTCGCCCAGATCCGCGATCCCGCCCTCCTCGAACTCGCCGGCCACAACCTGATCCGCTCCAGCGTCTTTCCCGTCGAACCGCACGGCGACCAGAAAATCCGACTGACCTACGAGCAGGTTCTCCAAGCCGAAGACAACCGCGTCGATTACCTCCTGCCGCGAAGCGAAGCCCTCGACTACCAGGTCCCTTGGACCATCGCCCTCACCATACGCTCCAAACGCCCCCTCTCGACCGCCTATTCGCCAAGCCACGACATCGAAATCAAATCGCAGAGCACCAACCACATCGAAGCCAAGCTCAGCGCCGAACGCCTTCAGCCCGGGCCGTTCCGCCTCTCATACCTGCTCGCCGACGGCGAAATCTCCGCCTCCATGCTCTGCTATCCGGACCCCAAAATCGGCGGCGGATACTTCCTCCTGCTCGCCGGCCTGCCCGCCTCCGTCCAACACCAAGCCGACAACCACGCCATCAAACGCGAAATCACCCTCGTCATCGACCGCTCCGGCAGCATGAACGGCTGCAAGATCGAACAGGTCAAAGAGGCGGCCCTCCAGATCATCAGCGGCCTGGCC
Above is a genomic segment from Phycisphaerae bacterium containing:
- a CDS encoding HAMP domain-containing histidine kinase, producing the protein MYRRFAVLAAIILAAVAGLSGLGYHAIDMRARGLEGERLGEFAAVAEQIRRDVKRKLDEFIRREQKRPYTDYRYYYVPENVATVQQEMPLLRSPLGERLEHGLAYGFFQIEPNGAVAGPYPPADPQQTIRDKRRTEIEALLANVGANLLPALGPESGQVQTVDQPPLPQPQAEPPRVNHDQQEQIQTPPPQPQKSAAKVNRVRQQKLEVGTLNERKPAQVYTQQRAIAESNVEPYQRTDVPSQHLAKELPLAQMRDSLSLHENQAGGPDVIPNQPADAAKPTDVVQVRVEPFVPILTSGGPTDSWLGGQVFLVRHVQIDSRHFVQGFLLNEAKLIEEVRESASRFVREGMRIDLATEPDPAAAYAAVLDFGFGELAVNLAESDPDRIARQIRQLRFWYLGIVAVAVAAVSLGLTGFWAGIRRQMDLSKKKDNFISAVSHELRTPLTSIRMYTEMLKKNWVRSQDKRDEYYRSMHQETERLSRLVENVLDFSRIQRGRKRYDFRLGDLNECVSRALEMMAPQVRQAGFVLRPDLTDMATVAFDHDAVTQVVVNLVDNALKYARDAHDKTITVRTRRTDGYVLIEVEDRGPGVPHHQRKKVFDEFYRCEDESRRETTGVGLGLALVKRLAEAHRGSVEILPAKPTGALIRVALAAG